A stretch of DNA from Rhizobacter sp.:
CCCGCCGCGGTGGGCGCCACACCCCGCGCATGGCGCTCGAAGAGCTTCACGCCCAGCTCGGCTTCGAGCCGCGCGATGTGCTGGCTCACCGCCGACTGCGTGCGCTTCAGGTCGCGCGCGAGAGAGCTCAAGCTGCCCGCTTCGCAGGCGGCGACGAGGATGCGCAGGTCTTCGAGGGTCATGGCGAGCCATTAGCAGTAGCTAAGAAGATTGCGGCAAATCTTAGCGTTGACTGCCATCTCGCCGGGTGGCAAGGTGCGCCCCGTCTCCACTCCGTCCCCCTCGACACATGAAGACGATCCGACTCAGCACCCGCGACATCGTCGCGATGAAGGCCCGTGGCGAACGGGTGGCCGCCCTCACCTGCTACGACTACACCGGCGCCCAGATGCTCGACGCCGCCGGCGTGCCGCTGCTGCTGGTGGGCGACACGCTGGGCATGGTGGTGCAAGGCGAAGACACCACGCTGCCAGTCACGCTCGACCAGATCATCTACCACGCGCGGCTGGTGGTGCGCGGCACGCAGCGCGCGCTCGTGATCGGCGACATGCCCTTCATGAGTTACCAGGCCTCGGCCGACGATGCCGTGCGCAACGCCGGCCGGCTGATGGCCGAAGGCCGCGTGGGCGCGGTGAAGGTGGAAGGCGGCGCCGAGATCGCGCCGCTGGTGAAGCGCATGGTCAAGAGCGGCATCCCGGTGTGCGGGCACCTGGGCTTCACGCCGCAGTCGGTGCACTCGCTCGGCGGTGCACGCGTGCAGGCCAAGGAGCCCACGGCCGCGGTGTCACTGCTCGAAGACGCGCTCGCGCTTCAGGAGGCCGGCGCCTTCGCGGTGGTGCTGGAGCTGGTGCCGGCCACCGTGGCCGAAGAGGTCTCGAAGCGCCTCAACATCCCCACCATCGGCATCGGCTCGGGGCCACGCTGCGATGGCGAGATCCAGGTCTTCCACGATGTGTTCGGCCTCTACACCGACTTCCAGCCGCGCCACACGCGCCGCTACCTCAACGTGGCGCAGGACATCGCAGCCGCGGCCAAGCGCTACGTGGCCGACGTGGGGGCGCGGCAGTTCCCGGGGCCGGAGCAGACCTCCGACCTCACGCCTGCGTCGAAAGACAGCTTCAAGTCGCTGCTGGCGCCGCACTGAGCGGGCGCAGCAGCACCCCTTGCGCGAGAAGTGCCTGCTGCAAGGCGGGCACGCTCACGTCTCGCGGCGGCACGCCCTGCTGCACCGCCAGCGCCGCGGCCACCCCCGCGGCCTGGCCGGTGACCCAGCACTGCGGGATCTCGCGCATGAAGCCATGCGAGGCGGGGTCGCACGACACGTGCCGGCCGCACGCGAGCAGGCCGTCGAGCGCCTGCGGCACCAGCGCGCCATAGGGGATGGAAATGCTCGGGAACTTGGGCGACACCGAGGGCGAGAGGCCGATCTCATCGGCCCGCGCCGTGCCGTCGGCCCAACGCGCACGCAGCACACTGTCGACGCCCTTGAGGCGCCGCGCGTGCCGCACGCCGATCTGCGGCGCGCCTTGCAACAGATAAGCGTTCTCGAAACCCGGCGCGTGCGCGCGGTAGTGCTGCAGGTGCTGCTCCATCGCACGCCGCGAGCGCACCTCCACCGCGGTGAGGTCGTCGACGTCGAGTGCCGAGTAGCCCGACTGCCGCGGGCCGAGGAAGAGCGCGATGTCGTCGCGCCACGACACGAAGGGTTTGTCGAAGAGGCCACAGGCCTCGCGCCCGCTCTGCATGAAGCCCGCGTAGCGCTCGGGCTCGCCGGTGCGGAAGGCGATCCAGCGCTGCATATCGACACCGCCGAAGAGCCAGGCGGTGTTCATGCAGTGGTGGATGTCGTCGGCCTCGATGTCGTTGTCGAACGCCGCACCGGCGCGCGCGAAGAGGTCGCCGTCGCCGGTGGCGTCGACCACCACGTCGGCGAGCACGGCCATGCGACCTTCCTTGCTCTCGAAGCTCACGCCACGCACGCGCTTGTCTTCCACGATCGGATCGGCCGCCCACGCGTGGTACACGAGCTTCACGCCTCGCTCGATCAAGAGCTCCTGCGACACGCTCTTGAGCCGCTCCGGGTCGAGCGTGGGTGACCAGGTGACGATGCCGTGAAACGCCGCCGTGCGCGGCGCCCAATGTGCGGCACGTGCGGCCTCGGCCGAGCCCCATTCCTCGCGCGGGGGCCCGGCCACCGCATCGGCCGGCAAACGCGCGAACACCTCTTCCGCAAACCCGCGGATCACGGGCGTGCCGGCCCAGTCGGTCATGCGGTCGATCCAGATCACGAGGCCGCCGGTCGAGAGCCCGCCGAGGTGGTTGTAGCGCTCGAGCAGCACCACGTCGGCGCCTTGCCGCGCCGCACTCGCGGCCGCCGCGGTGCCCGACGGGCCACCGCCCACCACCAGCACCTGGCAGCGGCGGTAGACGGGCAATCGGCGTGCCGCTTCGGTCACGTGGCCCAGGTCGGCGCGGGTCTCGCGCGTGCTGCTGCGAGCAAAGACCTCGGAGACCATGATGCGTTCGTCGGTGGGGGTGCGTTCGGCCATGCAGCGAATCTACCGCGCCATAAAAAAGGCCGCGGGAAACCCGCGGCCAAACGCTCTCATGCTCTTGGTTCGTTCGGCGGGGATCTCAGTTCCCCACGCGCCCTCCATCGTTCTTGGTGATCGCAAGCGTGGCCGAGCGCGGGCGGGCCATGGCACCGCCGGCACCGTAGCCCGCATTGCCAGGCCAGTGGCTCGGGTACAGCGCCGGGTTGGCGATGTTGGCCACCGTGCCCAGGTCTTCGCCCGGGTGCTGGATGTTGACGAACAAGGTCTTGCCGTCGGGCGTTTCGGCGCAGCCGGTCAGCTCGCAGTCGACCGGGCCGACGAGGAATCGCTTCAGCGTGGTCGCGGTCGGCGCACGGCCCACACGCGTCTGGATGCTGAGCGTGGTGGTGTCGGCACGCGTGTAGTTGAGCGTGGCCACCGTGCCATCGCCCACGCGGCCCGGCACGCCAGCCAGCATCATGCAGTTGGTGACGTCGGTGTAGGCGCCATCGTCGGTCTGGATCCAGCAGATGCCGGTGTTCTTGCTGAACCACAGGCCGTCGGGGCTGGAGAAGTCCTGGTCGGCGGTGAGCGACGACAGGTTGATCTGCGTGGCGTTGCTGCCGGCTTCCGCGCCGAAGAGGTACACGTCCCAGGTGAAGGTGGTGGCGGCACTGCTGCCGCCCGCCTCGGCCATGCGGATGATGTGGCCGTTGACGTTGCCCGATTGCGTGGCAGCCCCCTTGGTGTCGGTGTACGCACGCGGGTTGGCGGCATCCACCGCAAACTGCGAGCCGCTCGCGGGTTCGACACGGCGGTTGCTGTTGTTGGTCAGCGTGTAGTAGATCTCGCCGGTGGTCGGGTGCACGGCACACCACTCGGGGCGGTCCATCTTCGTCGCACCCACGGCATCGGCCGCAAGGCGCGCATTCACCAGCACGTCGGCCTGGTCAGCAAAGGCGTAGGTGGCGTAGCCGGCGATGGCCGCGTTGGCGATGTTGAGCTCGATCCAGGTGCCGGTGCCGTCGGCGTTGAAGCGGGCGACGTAGAGCTTGCCGCTGTCGAGGTACTTGTCGCCGGTGGCGATGCGGTTGGCGCTGTTGGCGTCGGCTGCCTCCCAGTTCGCGGTGGAGACGAACTTGTAGATGTACTCACCACGCGAGTCGTCGCCCATGTAGACGGCGAGCGGCTGGCCGGCGCGCTGCAGGCCGAAGGACGCGCTCTCGTGCGCGAAGCGGCCGAGGGCGGTGCGCTTCTTGATGGCGGCGGTCTTGTCGTAGGGGTCGATCTCGACGATGTAGCCGAAGGTGTTGAGTTCGTTGCGGTAGTCGTCGGTGCCGTCGGTGCTGGTGCCGGTCTTGCTGATGTTCCAGCGGGCGTAGCGGTCGGCGGCGCCGGCCGTTTCCCAGCCGTGGCGGCTGGCGGCGCCTTGCGCACGGCCGTAGCGGTTGAGCGAGACCACGCTCTTGTCGGCGCGGGCGGCGTCGTCGCCGGCGGCGCGGGTGAAGTAGCCGGCCCAGTTTTCCTCGCCGGTGAGGAAGCTTCCCCACGGCGTGATGCCGGTGCCGCAGTTGTTGATCGTGCCGCGCGCGGCGGTGCCGGTGGTGGAGTAGGTCGTGCGGACCAGTGCGTTGCCACGCGCCGGGCCGGCGATCTGCACCGGGGTGAGCGGCGTCACGCGGAAGTTGTAGGCCGAGTTCTGCGCGTAGGCCCACTGGCCGTTGGTCTTGCGCACCTCGACCACCGAGATGCCGTGCACGGCCACTTCCTTGTCGGCCTCGGCCGGGGGGCGCGGGTTCAGCGTGCCGCCGTTGGCGTGCAGGTAGTAGGAGCGCACGTCGCGGTTGCTGGTGGCCTCGTGGTTGACAGCGAGCAGGCCACGCTCGGAGCCGTTCACATCGCGGCGGGTGCCGTCGGCCGAGAGGCCGAAGTACTCCATGCCATCGTGGTGGTCGCCGGCGCGGTTGTCGAAGTCGGTGTCGGTGCCGTCGTTGCGGTAGGCCGGCGTGGTGGCGGTGAGCGGGTCGCCCAGCGCGTAGATGATGCTGGCGGTGTAGCCCGCGGGCACGGTCACCGTGTCGGCCAGGCTCTTGGGCACGGCGGTGAAGCCGAGCGAGGTGATGGCCGCCGGCGCAGCGGGTGCGTCGTCGTCGCCGCCACCGCAGGCGGCCAGGCTCCAGCTGCCGAGCACGGCCGTGGCGGCGGTGCCCACGCCGCCGCGCAGCAGGCTGCGGCGGCTCAGGCGTGCGTCGAGCACGGTCATGAAGCTCGGGTTGGCGCTCGTGTTCAGGTCGGCGTCGTCGGCGTGGGTGGCCATCAGTTGGCCTTCATAGGGTTTGTTCAAGGAGTCCTCGCAGGATGGATGAGCGATGCAGGGCCCCGCTCGTGGCGGGCGCCGGCAGCTTAGGAAGCGGCCATGAAGGGTGCGTGACGTTTGCGTGACAGCTTCGTGACCCGAAGGGATTGCGGAGATACTCGCCCCCATCCAGGGCCTTCAGCTTCGACAGGAGATCGACTCGATGAGCAACATCCACTTCATCGGTGGCGAAAAAGGCGGCGTCGGCAAATCGCTGCTGGCCCGCACGCTGGCGCAGTACATGATCGACAAGCAGCTGCCCTTCCTCGGCTTCGACACCGACCGCTCGCACGGCGCGCTGATGCGCTTCTACGCGGGCTACGCCTCGCCCGTGGTGGTGGACCGCTACGAAGCGCTCGACTCGATCGTCGAGGCCACCGTCGACCAGCCGCAGCGCCGCATCCTCGTCGACCTGGCCGCGCAGACGCACGAGCCGCTGGTGAAGTGGATGGACGACTCCGGCGTGCTGAACCTCGTCGACGAGATGGGCTCGAGCATCCACTACTGGCATGTGATGGACACCGGCAAGGACTCGGTCGACCTGCTCAAGCGCCTGCTCGACCGCTTCGGCCCAGCGCTCAAATACGTGCTGGTGCGCAACCACGTGCGCGGCAGCGACTTCAGCGTGCTCGAACAATCGGGCGAGCAGTCGCGCGCCATGTCGCTCGGCGCGCAGGTGGTCACGATGCGCAAGCTGCACGACACCGTCATCAACAAGATCGACGCCACCAGCAGCAGCTTCTGGAAGGCCAAGACGCCGCAGGAGAGCGAAGGCCCCAACGGCCTGGGCCTGATGGAGCGGCAGCGCTTGAAGATGTGGATGCGCGACATCTACCGCGAGCTCGACGAGATCGAGGTCTGACGAAAACTGCACGCCCGTCTCTAAGGTGGGCACCCAACGACGGCTGTCGCTGGCCTGCGACGAACCGCGCTGAAACCCGGCTTTCGTGTGCAGAGCATCACGCTGCGCGGGGCGCGCCCGCGTGCGAATGCCGCGCGAGCCGACCTAGACTCCGGCGCACCAAGGCGGCGCGTGCTGCGCCCGAGGAGTCTTTCAAATGCGCAAGGTTCAACGGTTCGTTTCTTCTTTCGTGGCTCCGCTCGCCGCAGCGGCGCTCAGCCTCGGCAGTTTCGCGGCCCACGCGGCCAACGAGGTGGTCATCGGCCAGGTGGTGCCGCTCACCGGCGTGATCGCCGGCACCGGCGACGAATACTCGGCTGGCGCCGCCGCCTACTTCGCGAGCGTCAACGCCAAGGGCGGCGTCTACGGCCGCAAGATCCGCGTGGTGCAGAAGGACGACGCCTACAAGCCCGACGCGACCGTCGCCGCCACGAAGGAGATCCTGGAAAAGGACAACCCCGTGGCCCTCTTCGGCTATGTGGGCACGGCCAACATCGCCGCGCTGAACAAGAACAACATCCTCACCGACAACAAGATCGCCCTGCTCGCGCCCTACACCGGCGCCGAGGAGCTGCGCGTGCCGGTGAATCCCAACCTCTTCCACATCCGCGCCAGCTACCCCGACGAGACGGCCAAGATGGTGGAGCACCTCTACACGCTCGGCCTGCGCAAGTTCGCGGTCTTCTACCAGAACGACGGCTTCGGCAAGGGCGGCCTGATCGGCGCCGAGCGCGCGCTGGAGAAGCTCAAGCTCAAGGCCGTGGCCACCGGCAACTACGACCGCACCAAGCCCGACGACATCGACGCCGCCGCCAAGGCCATCGGCGACGCCCAGCCCGACGCGGTGATCATGGTCGCGGTGAACAAGGCCTCGTCGGCGCTCATCAAGAAGCTGCGCGACTCGGGCAACCGCGCGCGCCTCTTCAGCATCTCGGTGGTGAACTTCAAGGAGCTCCTGAAGAACACCGGCGACGAACTCGCCCGCGGCGTTGGCATCTCGCAGGTGATGCCCTTCCCCTACAACATGGCCTCGCCGGTGCCGGTGGTGCGTGAGTTCCACGCCGCGATGAAGCAGTACCAGCCGACGAAGACCGTCTCCTACGCCAGCATGGAAGGCTTCATCGCCGCCAAGGTGCTGGTCGAGGCGGTGAAACGCTCACGCGCCGACCCGAGCCGCGAGCGCATCCTGCAAAACCTCGCCGACATGCGCGACTTCGACACCGGCGGCTTCAAGGTCAACTTCGGCGGCGACAACCGCGTGGGCTCACGCTTCGTCGAAGTCACCGTGATCGGCAGCGGCGGCCGGCTGCTGCGCTGACACGCTCACTTCGCCCGCGATCTCGCAGCGCGCGGCGTGAGATCGCCGCCGCCGCTGGTCTGCTCCATCCACTGCAGGGCATCGACGTGGGTCATGAACGCGTCGAGGTAGGCCGGCGACAGCTCATGCAGGGTCTGCAGCGCGCGGCTCACGATGCGGGCCGAGTGCAAGGGCCCCGCCTGCGCCGGCACCTGGGCCAGGGCCTGGTGTAGCCGCTGCTCCACGCGCAGCCTCGACCAGGTCCCCTGGAAGGTGACGACCGACTTGAGCGGCGGTGGCGCGGCCAGGCGTGCGGGCCTTGTCGGCGCGTCAGCCGCATGGCGGTTGAGCATCGCGACGAGCTGCGACAGGCCCACCTGCGCGTCTCCCCGGGCTTGCATTTGCGCCCCCGCTGCCCGCACCGGCGGCTCGCTCATCAACGCCTCGACGCGCGCCATCAACTGCCGGCGGGCCTCGCCCTCCTGCTGCGCCGCACGACAGGCCATCGCCTCCAGCACGCGGTGCCGCACCGGCGCCATCTGGGCACGCGCCGATTCGACGCGCGCGAGCAACTCGGCGGCGCCGTCGGTGGAATTCACTTCTTCGCTCCAAGGTTCTTCGCTTCGATTGGTGCCTCTTTCGGTGCCGGCATCGGCGCAATCTCCACCCGCCGGTTCAGCGCACGCCCGGCCGCCTCCTGGTTCGAGGCCACCGGCCGCTGCGAGCCGAAGGCCGCGGCGAACACCGACTTCGAGGGCACACCGGCCTCGATCAAGGCGCGTGTCACGGTCAGCGCGCGCTGGGCCGACAGTTCCCAGTTGTCGGCGAACTTCGCGCGCGAGGTGTCGCGCATCTGGCGGTCGTCGGTGAAGCCACTGACCATCAGCACCTCGTCGCGCGCCGCGAGGTAGGTGGCCAGCGGGGCGGCCAGGCTTTGCAGCAGCTGTCGGCCTTCGGGCTGCAGCTCGTCGGAGTTGAAGGCGAACAGCACGCTGCCACTGATGGCGATGCGGCCCTCGGCCAGGCTCACGCGGCCGGCCGCCAGCGGAATGGCCAAGGCGCGCTCCAGGGCCTCGCGGCGCTGCTGCTCGGCCTGGCGCTGCGCCACTTCGCTCTTCAGGCGCTCGGCGAGGTCAAGCTGCGTCGCCATCACGAACACGAGGATCAACACGAAGGCGCCCAACAGGCCCGCCATGAGGTCGCCGAAGACGGCCCAGACGGTGGCCGTCGAGCCACCTTCGATGTCATCGCTCTCGTGGGTTTCGTCGGACGCCGTCATGCTGCGTCGGCCTCGGCGGTGGTGTCCTGCACGGCACGGCCCACCCGCCGCAGGTCTTCGACGATCTTCTGGTGCGAGCCGAGTGTGAGATCGACGATCTCGCGCGCCTGCGCCACGTAGTAGGCGAGCTGCTCGTCGCTGCGCGCGAGGCTCTGGCCCAGCGCGCCTTCGACCCGTTCCAGCTGCGCCATCAGCCGCTCGCTGGAGCGGCTGAAGAGATCCACCGCCGTGCCGAAGCCTTCGCCCAGGCTCGCCACCTCGGCCGCACCGACGGTGACCTGCGCCGCCACCTGCTCCAGCGTGCGCGACTCGGCGGCCACGGTCTCATGGAAACGCGCCCCCACGCGGTCGATCACGTCGGTCGTGCCCGACACCAGCGCATCGATCGCGGCACGCTGCTCGGTGCTCGCGTGATTCACCGCATCGAGCAGCCCCGAGAGGGTGGCGAGCAGTCGGTTGCGCTCCTCCAAGGCGGCGTTGTCGCGCACCAGGCTGTCGCTGAGGGCGCCGCGCAGCTCGCCGATGACCTCGGCGGCCGCACGCGGCGCTTCGGCGGCCGATTGCACGAGGCGGCTGATCTCGTCGAGGGTGGCGCGTGCGTGTGCTTCGGCCTGAGCGGTGATGGCCTGGGCGGTGGATTGGAGCGTCGAGCAGATCTGCTGCTGGCGTGCGGCCAGCGCCTGCTCGCTGCGCTCGGCCTGCGCGGCCTGCGCCTCGCCCACCGCCTCGAGCAGCGAGGCGGCATGGCGCTCGAACGCTTGCTGGGTGGCCGACCAGCCGCTGCGGGTGTGCTCCACCAGGGCGACGTGGTCGTCGCGTTGCTGCGCCAGGGCCGTGCCCCAGGCAGCAGCCCAACGGGTGGTGCTGTCGTCGAGGCGCGAAGCCACCTTCTCTACCAGCGCATCGGTGCGCTCGGCCAAGGCGTCGCGCAGCACGCCGGCTTCGCGCGCCAGCCCGGCCATGGTGGCCTGCACCGCCGGCTCGATGGCCGCACTGGCCACGCGGGCGCTGTCGGCGAGGCTCGTCCGCAGCGATTGATCCACCGAGGCGGCCAGGTCTTGGTAGGCACGCTGGGCGTCTTGCTGGAACTTCGCCTGGCTGTCGAGCAGGCGCTCGTGCAAGACCTCGCCCTGCTTCGCCATCTGCGCCACCAGGCCTTGCAGTTGTGCCACCACCGCCGGCATCACCTCGGCCTGGGCACGCAGCAGGCGCAGCGATTCGTCGCGCTGCCGCGCTTCCTGGTGCGCCCGCGTGTGACCATGAAGCGGGCCGGCGATCTGCGCGTCGAGCTGCTGCACGCAGCGCACACGCTCGCGCTTCACGAGCGTCGACATGAGGCCCAGCATGGCCGACGCAGCAACGCCCGCCACCGAGCAGCCGAACGCCAGGCCGAGACCTTGCACGGGGGCTGCCAGCGAAGCACGAATCGCATCCACGTCGGTCGCATGCTCGAGCGCGAGGCCGGTCCCCTTCAGCGTGACCACCATGCCGAGAAAGGTGCCGAGCATGCCGAGCAGCACGAGGAAGCCCGAGAGATACGGCGTGAGCGACGGCCCCGGTAGCGCGGCACGGCCACCTTCTATGCGCAGGCGCACGCTCGCGTGCAGGCTCGGGTGGAGCGTCGCCAGCCATTCGGGCAGCGACGCCGGTGCCTGCGACGCTGCAGCTTGCACGGCGCGGCCCAGGCTGTCGGTGGCTTGCTGGAAGCGATGCAGCTCGAGCGCCCCCAACAGGTAGAAGAGCCCGATCAGCAACACCAGCGAAAACGCCAGCAGGTGCCCCGGCAGGTAACCCGCGCCCACCCAGGCCACGGCGACCAGGCCGGCCAGGAAAGCGGTGTGAGGGAGGAATCGATTCATGGTGTTGGCGGTACGGGGTGCAGGCTGTCCAGCAGGCCCTGCGCCGGCATCAGCCGGTGCGAGAGTTCAGCCAGGAGGACGCGTTCCATGTCTTGCCGGAAGGCGTCTGGCCAGCGGGTGTCGTCAGTGTCTCGGGCGGCACGGGCCATCCGATCGAAGTGGGATTGAAGGCGCAGGGGCACGAGGCCCAGCAGCGTGCGCTCCTGCGCGCTCAGGGCTTGGTCCATCACGGCGTCGATCGCGGCCAGCTTGGCGAACGCGGGCGAGCGCCGCGACAGCGCGTCGCGCAAGCGCTGCCGCAACGCGGCGATCGCGTTGTGCATCGCTTGCTGCTGCGCGTGGCAGTGGCGGCGGTAGGGGCTGAAGTCGGCCGGGCTCGCTGCATCGTCGTCGGGCCCCTTGGCGATGGACGCTGCCAGGGCCGCACGCACGCGGTGAAAGTCCGCCTCCTCGTGGCCGGTGGCGCCAGATGCGGGGGCTGCGTCACCACCGCCCAGGTCGGTGCTCAGTGCGGTGGACAACGCCACGGCGCCAGTCCAGCCCAGCCAGCGGCCCAGGCCCTCGGCAAAGGCCGGTGCGGCGTGTGGGGGAGGCGTCTCGGCCAGGCGGGCCAGGAGGCGGGTGAGCTCCGAACCGGCCACGCCCGCGGGGGAAGACCCGTGCTGCATGAAAGCCTGTCGAAGTGTCTCGGGTGCCTTGGGTGGCATGGGAAAACGGGGGGCGCAGTTTACTACGCAGCCCCCGCCGGGTCGGCACCAAGACCCTCTGCTGTGCTGACGCGTGTCAGCGCTCGTCGATCCCCAGCATCGCGCGGTGTGCGCGCTGCCGCAACGGGCCATGCCGGACGCGGGCCGGCAGGGTCTCCACACACTCGCGCAGCCAGCGGTGGGCCGGGTCGGCGTCCAGGCGGGGGTGCCACGCCTGCACCACCTGTTCGGGCGGCACCACCACGGGCAACTTGAACACCACGAGGCCGAGCGCGGCCGCCACGGTGTGGGCGATGCGGTCGGGCACGCTGGCCACCAGATCGGAGATGCCGGCGGCCATCATCGCGCCGTAGGTGCTGGGCACCGTGAGCAGCACCCGCCGCGCCACACCGGCCTCGCCGAGCAGGCGGTCGAGCGGCGTCAGCGTGCGCTCCCGCCGGGCCACGGCCACATGCGCCTCGGCGGCAAAGCGCTTCAGCGTCACGCGCCCGG
This window harbors:
- a CDS encoding DUF3348 family protein, coding for MQHGSSPAGVAGSELTRLLARLAETPPPHAAPAFAEGLGRWLGWTGAVALSTALSTDLGGGDAAPASGATGHEEADFHRVRAALAASIAKGPDDDAASPADFSPYRRHCHAQQQAMHNAIAALRQRLRDALSRRSPAFAKLAAIDAVMDQALSAQERTLLGLVPLRLQSHFDRMARAARDTDDTRWPDAFRQDMERVLLAELSHRLMPAQGLLDSLHPVPPTP
- a CDS encoding ABC transporter substrate-binding protein, with product MRKVQRFVSSFVAPLAAAALSLGSFAAHAANEVVIGQVVPLTGVIAGTGDEYSAGAAAYFASVNAKGGVYGRKIRVVQKDDAYKPDATVAATKEILEKDNPVALFGYVGTANIAALNKNNILTDNKIALLAPYTGAEELRVPVNPNLFHIRASYPDETAKMVEHLYTLGLRKFAVFYQNDGFGKGGLIGAERALEKLKLKAVATGNYDRTKPDDIDAAAKAIGDAQPDAVIMVAVNKASSALIKKLRDSGNRARLFSISVVNFKELLKNTGDELARGVGISQVMPFPYNMASPVPVVREFHAAMKQYQPTKTVSYASMEGFIAAKVLVEAVKRSRADPSRERILQNLADMRDFDTGGFKVNFGGDNRVGSRFVEVTVIGSGGRLLR
- a CDS encoding DUF2894 domain-containing protein; this translates as MNSTDGAAELLARVESARAQMAPVRHRVLEAMACRAAQQEGEARRQLMARVEALMSEPPVRAAGAQMQARGDAQVGLSQLVAMLNRHAADAPTRPARLAAPPPLKSVVTFQGTWSRLRVEQRLHQALAQVPAQAGPLHSARIVSRALQTLHELSPAYLDAFMTHVDALQWMEQTSGGGDLTPRAARSRAK
- a CDS encoding PhoX family phosphatase encodes the protein MATHADDADLNTSANPSFMTVLDARLSRRSLLRGGVGTAATAVLGSWSLAACGGGDDDAPAAPAAITSLGFTAVPKSLADTVTVPAGYTASIIYALGDPLTATTPAYRNDGTDTDFDNRAGDHHDGMEYFGLSADGTRRDVNGSERGLLAVNHEATSNRDVRSYYLHANGGTLNPRPPAEADKEVAVHGISVVEVRKTNGQWAYAQNSAYNFRVTPLTPVQIAGPARGNALVRTTYSTTGTAARGTINNCGTGITPWGSFLTGEENWAGYFTRAAGDDAARADKSVVSLNRYGRAQGAASRHGWETAGAADRYARWNISKTGTSTDGTDDYRNELNTFGYIVEIDPYDKTAAIKKRTALGRFAHESASFGLQRAGQPLAVYMGDDSRGEYIYKFVSTANWEAADANSANRIATGDKYLDSGKLYVARFNADGTGTWIELNIANAAIAGYATYAFADQADVLVNARLAADAVGATKMDRPEWCAVHPTTGEIYYTLTNNSNRRVEPASGSQFAVDAANPRAYTDTKGAATQSGNVNGHIIRMAEAGGSSAATTFTWDVYLFGAEAGSNATQINLSSLTADQDFSSPDGLWFSKNTGICWIQTDDGAYTDVTNCMMLAGVPGRVGDGTVATLNYTRADTTTLSIQTRVGRAPTATTLKRFLVGPVDCELTGCAETPDGKTLFVNIQHPGEDLGTVANIANPALYPSHWPGNAGYGAGGAMARPRSATLAITKNDGGRVGN
- the panB gene encoding 3-methyl-2-oxobutanoate hydroxymethyltransferase — its product is MKTIRLSTRDIVAMKARGERVAALTCYDYTGAQMLDAAGVPLLLVGDTLGMVVQGEDTTLPVTLDQIIYHARLVVRGTQRALVIGDMPFMSYQASADDAVRNAGRLMAEGRVGAVKVEGGAEIAPLVKRMVKSGIPVCGHLGFTPQSVHSLGGARVQAKEPTAAVSLLEDALALQEAGAFAVVLELVPATVAEEVSKRLNIPTIGIGSGPRCDGEIQVFHDVFGLYTDFQPRHTRRYLNVAQDIAAAAKRYVADVGARQFPGPEQTSDLTPASKDSFKSLLAPH
- a CDS encoding mobilization protein, with the protein product MSNIHFIGGEKGGVGKSLLARTLAQYMIDKQLPFLGFDTDRSHGALMRFYAGYASPVVVDRYEALDSIVEATVDQPQRRILVDLAAQTHEPLVKWMDDSGVLNLVDEMGSSIHYWHVMDTGKDSVDLLKRLLDRFGPALKYVLVRNHVRGSDFSVLEQSGEQSRAMSLGAQVVTMRKLHDTVINKIDATSSSFWKAKTPQESEGPNGLGLMERQRLKMWMRDIYRELDEIEV
- a CDS encoding OmpA family protein, with translation MTASDETHESDDIEGGSTATVWAVFGDLMAGLLGAFVLILVFVMATQLDLAERLKSEVAQRQAEQQRREALERALAIPLAAGRVSLAEGRIAISGSVLFAFNSDELQPEGRQLLQSLAAPLATYLAARDEVLMVSGFTDDRQMRDTSRAKFADNWELSAQRALTVTRALIEAGVPSKSVFAAAFGSQRPVASNQEAAGRALNRRVEIAPMPAPKEAPIEAKNLGAKK
- a CDS encoding FAD-dependent oxidoreductase; amino-acid sequence: MAERTPTDERIMVSEVFARSSTRETRADLGHVTEAARRLPVYRRCQVLVVGGGPSGTAAAASAARQGADVVLLERYNHLGGLSTGGLVIWIDRMTDWAGTPVIRGFAEEVFARLPADAVAGPPREEWGSAEAARAAHWAPRTAAFHGIVTWSPTLDPERLKSVSQELLIERGVKLVYHAWAADPIVEDKRVRGVSFESKEGRMAVLADVVVDATGDGDLFARAGAAFDNDIEADDIHHCMNTAWLFGGVDMQRWIAFRTGEPERYAGFMQSGREACGLFDKPFVSWRDDIALFLGPRQSGYSALDVDDLTAVEVRSRRAMEQHLQHYRAHAPGFENAYLLQGAPQIGVRHARRLKGVDSVLRARWADGTARADEIGLSPSVSPKFPSISIPYGALVPQALDGLLACGRHVSCDPASHGFMREIPQCWVTGQAAGVAAALAVQQGVPPRDVSVPALQQALLAQGVLLRPLSAAPAAT
- a CDS encoding DUF802 domain-containing protein, giving the protein MNRFLPHTAFLAGLVAVAWVGAGYLPGHLLAFSLVLLIGLFYLLGALELHRFQQATDSLGRAVQAAASQAPASLPEWLATLHPSLHASVRLRIEGGRAALPGPSLTPYLSGFLVLLGMLGTFLGMVVTLKGTGLALEHATDVDAIRASLAAPVQGLGLAFGCSVAGVAASAMLGLMSTLVKRERVRCVQQLDAQIAGPLHGHTRAHQEARQRDESLRLLRAQAEVMPAVVAQLQGLVAQMAKQGEVLHERLLDSQAKFQQDAQRAYQDLAASVDQSLRTSLADSARVASAAIEPAVQATMAGLAREAGVLRDALAERTDALVEKVASRLDDSTTRWAAAWGTALAQQRDDHVALVEHTRSGWSATQQAFERHAASLLEAVGEAQAAQAERSEQALAARQQQICSTLQSTAQAITAQAEAHARATLDEISRLVQSAAEAPRAAAEVIGELRGALSDSLVRDNAALEERNRLLATLSGLLDAVNHASTEQRAAIDALVSGTTDVIDRVGARFHETVAAESRTLEQVAAQVTVGAAEVASLGEGFGTAVDLFSRSSERLMAQLERVEGALGQSLARSDEQLAYYVAQAREIVDLTLGSHQKIVEDLRRVGRAVQDTTAEADAA